GGCGGAATGACGCCGCCGGCCCCTCGGGTGCCGTAACCGAGCTCAGGTGGGATCACCAGCTTGCGCTTGCCTCCCACTTTCATGCCCTGGACACCTTCATCCCAACCTTTAATCACTTGGCCGCGTCCCAGGGGGAACGTGAAGGGCTTACCGCGGTCATAGCTGGCATCGAATTGTTTGCCGTTCTCGAGCGTTCCTCGGTAGTGCACCACAACGGTCTGACCGGCGACGGCTTCAGGGCCGCTGCCGACCTCGATGTCGGTGATGCGCAGGCCGCTGGCCAGGATCTGGGTTTTATCGGCGCTCATGGGGCCTCCGAGTGCCGAGGCGTCGGCTTGGTTGGAATCGGGGGCCATGGCGAAAAGAGTGGGATTGGTCTCATCGGGATCCAGTTCCATCGGACTGGATGCGCTGTTCAGACCAGCGGTCTGAACGATGGCAGCTTGCGCTGCCGGAGCTGCTGCGATCACGGTGGAAGGAGCCACGATCTGACTGACGAGAGCCACGATCAGGCAGGCCACGCAGACAGCAGAACTGATCAGAATGTCGCGCACTGGAGGTCCGTTCGTTCCTGCTGATTCTGGCAGGGCTCACTCCTGTCGATCGCGTTGGCGCAGCTGTTGCTCGAGTCGGTCGATACGACCGCGCAATTCATCGAGCTCCTTCTGGCTGGCGAGACCGAGATCTTGGAGCAAGTTGTCGCGGTTGCGTTCGAGGTTGCGCCCCATCTGCTGCTCCAGTTCCGGTGTTTCACCTCGCAAAGCCTTCAGCACGTCATCCACAAGTGCGGAGGCATGAGTTGCATCGAGGCGTCCACTGCTCACCCATTCCTGGGTCACGTAACGGAGACGGTCAGCCACCAGGGTGGTGGTTCCGAGACCTCGGAGCAACAGCTGCTGAAGAGGGTTGGCGGTCTCCATCGAGAATCGCAGTCAGTCTGAATTCAGGATGACGGCATCCAATGGTGCTGACCATGGGCAATGACCGATCCCTGTCCTTGCTCAGGGGACTGAGCGGAGGAGCTCTGGCAGGACTCGGCCTGTGTTTTTCAGGCCCGTGGTGGATGGTCCCTGCCCTGGCGTTGCTGTGGTCGGTCGTTCGATCACCTCTGGCTGCGGCGCTCTGGGCTGCAGTGGCGATTGCCATCAGCCATCGCTGGTTGATTGCCTTGCATCCGTTGACCTGGCTGGGAGTGCCGGCACCCCTGAGTCTTCCCCTTGCCCTGCTGGTCTGGTTGGCCTGTGTTCTGTCTGCAGCACTGCTTGTGGCGGGATGGAGTCTGTTGGCGCGCTGGCTGCCTGGTCGCGGCGGCTTTCTGCAGGCCTTGATTTTGTCCCTGGTCTGGGGCCTGAGCGAGACGCTTCTCGCCAGGGGGCCGCTCTTTTGGATTGGTGTTGGTGGCAGCGTTCTTCCAGCTGATCGCTGGCTTGCAGGTCTGGCCGGTTGGTTCGGTGCCGGAGGACTGGCCGTTGTTCAGCTGCTGCTGGGCTGGTGGCTCTGGCAGTTGTGGTGCGGGGTTCGCGTTGAAGCAGAGCAGCGCTGGCGGCTTCTGCGCTGGGGTGTTCTTGGCCTGGTGGTTGCCCATGGTCTTGGTGCCGTGGCCATCACGGGAGTTGCTCAGGGCACGAAGGACGACGAGGTGTTGCCAATGGCCCTGTGGCAAACGGCGATTCCCACCCGTGAGAAGTTCAGCGTTCGTCGACAGACAGAGCTGCCCTGGCGATTGCGTGAGGCCATGGAGAGCGCCGACCGAGACGGGGCCCAACTGCTGCTCGCTCCTGAGGGCACGCTCCCCGTGAAGTTTGGGCTGGAACATGGTGGCGGAATTCCCCTGATCAGTGGTGGCTTCCGTTTCGTGGCGGGCCAGCAGCGCAGCTCGCTCCTGCTGATGACATCAGAGACAACAGGGCCGTCCAGCAGCATCGATAAGCATCGCCTGGTGCCGCTGGGGGAATGGGCTCCCTCCTTGCCCGGTCTTGCCGGCTTGTCGGCAGTTGGAGGCCTGCAGTCCGGTGAGCCCTCCAGGCTCTGGAGCTGGGGCGGCCCACCCGCGGCGGTGGCCATCTGTTACGAGATCAGCAATGGAACCGCTCTGGCCGAGGCGGTGGCGAATGGCGCGCAATGGATCCTGGCAGCAGCCAATCTCGACCCTTATCCACTGCTCTTGCAGCGGCAGTTCCTGGCACTGGCACAACTGCGCAGCCTGGAGACCGCCCGGCCCCTCGTTTCGGTTGCCAATACAGGCCCCACGGCTCTGATTGCCGATCGCGGACTCGTTGAGGCAAAACTGCCTGCCATGCTCCCGGGGCTGCTGCCGGTTCGGGTGGAATCAGTGCAAGGCATGACCCTGTATGCGGTCTGGCGTGAGTGGCCGCTCTGGGTGATGGTCCTGGTCGCGTTCGGTGCTCTGCTTAAGACGAGGTCTGGATCAGGCCCCCTCCCAGCACGGACTCGCCTTCGTAGAACACCGCCGCCTGGCCAGGAGTGATCGAGAACTGAGGCTCGTCGAATCTCAGTCGGCAACGATGGGGACGTTGTCCAGCGATGTCGGCATCTGTGGCCTCGATGCAGGTGAGATCGGCCATCACCGGGCCGCTGCGGTAACGAACCTGCACTTCCACTCTGCGGCTGAAGCCTGCAGCCGGCGGTGCGATCGAGACCCAATTAATGGCTCCCACCTCACAACAGGCTCGACCTGCCTCAGCTCGGGGCGCCACCACCACACGATTCATCGCCGCATCCAGGCGCACGACATGCAGAGGTTCGCTCCATGCCACACCCAGTCCCTTGCGCTGGCCAATGGTGAAGTGCTCGATGCCATCGTGATGGCCCACAATCGTGCCGTCCTGAAGCACGATTTCTCCCTGTCGCGGTGGCAGATAGGCGTCGAGGAACGCACGCATGGAGCCGTGATGATCCGCAAGGCAGAGGTCCTGACTCTCCGGCTTCTCCGCAGTGCGCAGTCCATGGCGGCCCGCTTCCAGTCGGGTATCGGGTTTGGTGAGTTCGCCCAGTGGAAACACCACCCGGGAGAGCACATCCTGGTTGAGGTCGTAGAGGAAGTAGCTCTGATCCTTGCGGGTGTCCAGACCCCTTAAAAGTTTCCAGCGTCCTGTGGACTCATCCAGGCGTATGCGCGCGTAATGGCCGGTGGCAACCCGTTCAAGTCCCCGTTCCTGCCGTGCCCAGTCGAGCATCGGGCCGAATTTCACCGACCGGTTACAGCGCGAACAGGGCAGGGGTGTGATTCCAGCCTGATAGCCCTCGATCAAGCCTTCCACAATTTCGCGCGCGAAGTTGTCGCGCGAATCGACGATGTGATGGGGGACGCCCAGTTGCTCGCAGATTCCTGCCGCATCCACAAGGCCTTCGGCGCAACAGGCGCCTTTGCCGCTCATCAGCCAGAGCGTGAGCCCTTCAACCTCCCAGCCTGCCTCCACCATCAAGGCAGCGGTGAGAGAGCTGTCGACTCCACCAGATAGGCCCACCGCTACTCGGTGCTCACCTGGCCAGGTCTGCAGACGCTCCAGGGCCTGGGCACCGGCTGACGTGGCGGCAATGCTGGGCGTCGTTGCCGACATGGATGGGCGGGCATCAACGGGATTCTCTTTCCATAGTGAGGTGCCATGGGCCCCGGTAGTGATCTGGCCACCCGCTGATGCCGACCATCTCTTGGTCTCCGCTGATCAGATGCTCACTCTGGAGCGGCAGTGGCTGGCCAGCGGTCTGCCGGTTGCGGCTCTGATGGAAACGGTGGGCCAGCGCATGGCTGACTGGTTTCTGGCGCGTCGGCCATTACTGGATTCCGGCGTGCTTGTGCTGGTGGGACCAGGCCACAACGGCGGAGACGGGCTGGTGGTGGCTCGCAAGTTGCTGGAGGCAAATGTGGATGTGAGGGTTTGGGCGCCCTTACCTCTGCGTCAGCCCCTCACTGAGGAGCATTGGCGCCATTTGCTTTGGCTTGGCGCTGCTCCCTTGCAGTCGTCTCCTGACCCTGCTGAACAGGGGCTCTGGATCGAGGCACTCTTTGGTCTGGGTCAGAAACGGCCATTGCCTGGCGATCTGGCTGATCTGCTCCAACGCAGACAGTGTGAGGCGCCAGGGCGTTTGGTGAGCCTGGATCTTCCCGCGGGCCTGGACTCTGATTCTGGCTGCCCCATGCAAGGCGGCGCCGCGATTGCTGCGCACACTCTCTGCGTGGGATTGATCAAGCGTGGACTCATTCAGGACGCGGCTTTAGAGCATGTGGGCCACCTGCACCGCATTGATCTGGCTGTGCCTGTGCGGCTCACTGAGTCGCTGTCATCACCGGCGGAGCTGCGCCTGCGGGCTGATGATCTTGCTGGACTTCCGCGTCCACCGGAGTTGCCGGCGGCGATGAAATATCAGCGGGGGCGTTTGTTGCTCATTGCCGGCAGTGAGCGCTATCGAGGTGCAGCCCACCTGGCGCTGCGTGGCGCCCTGGCCTCTGGTGCCGGCAGTGTTGAGGCCTGTGTTCCCGAAAGCGTCGCAGAGCATCTCTGGCAGCAGGCGCCTGAGGTGGTTCTGAGGGCGGGTCTCTCGTCGGATCACCAAGGATCGCTGGAATGGGGAGAGGCTTTGGCGCCGTGTGATCTGGCTCGCCTGGATGCCGTCTTGCTCGGGCCGGGTCTGGGAATGGTGCAGGGGTGCTGGCAGCGATGGGCGGAGCCCCTGTTGGACTTCGCCGGCCTGCTGGTGATTGATGCTGATGGCCTCAATCAGCTAGCCGCTGCTGAGGGTGGTTGGCGCTGGTTGTTGAAACGCTCCGGACCGACCTGGATCACGCCCCACGGCAGTGAATTTGAGCGCTTGTTCCCTGAATGCCTGCAGGACTCTCCGCTGCAGAAGGCCGCGGCAGCGGCGGATTACTCGGGGGCCGTGGTGCTGCTGAAGGGTGCTCACAGCGTGATTGCTTCTCCTGGCGGCGACTTGAGGCAGCTCACAGACACTGATCCTCAGGTGGCTCGTACCGGCCTGGGTGATCTTCTGGCTGGTCACGCCACTGGCTGGGGTGCCCGCTGTCTGGCAGCTAAGGGAAACCTCAGTTTCGAAGACCTTGCCGCATCTGCCTTGATGCACGCCGTTGCAGCTCGGCGATGCGATCAAAGCAGTGGTGCAATGGCGATTTCAGATCAATTAGCGAGTCTCACGCGTTTCATGTTGCGATCTTGACTTGATCTGCAATTGAGGTTGACTTTTTTGCATTTTTTACACGATTCGCTGGGTTTTGTGTCGTTTTCCACGCACGAATCTGAAGGGTTGCTGAAAACACATCGCTGATCGTGAAATTCATAGGAAAGTCACTCAACGAAAATATTCTTCCCCATGGTCTCCGCGGCAGCAGGGGTTTCAGAAACCCAAAAACGACGAAGTAGCGATCCGATCAGTTGGTACCTCGCCACGATTGGCAGGATTCCATTGCTGACTCCAGCTGAGGAGATTGAGCTGGGCAATCAGGTGCAGCAACTGATGCAACTCACCGAGGATGGAACGATTTCATCTGACAGTGAGACGTTTTCAAACAAGCAGAAGCGCATGATCCGTGTGGGCCTGCGTGCCAAGCAGCGGATGATGAAAGCCAATCTGCGTTTGGTTGTCAGTGTTGCCAAGAAATATCAGGGAAAAGGTCTTGAACTCCTCGATCTGATTCAGGAGGGTTCCCTCGGCCTTGAGCGTGCTGTTGAGAAGTTTGACCCCACCCGTGGTTACAAATTTTCGACTTATGCCTTCTGGTGGATTCGCCAGAGCATGACGCGCGCCATTGCTTGTCAATCGCGCACCATCCGCTTGCCAGTGCATCTGAGTGAGCGCCTCACCACGATTCGCAAGGTGAGCCTTGATCTCGCCCACAAGCTCGGTGCGATGCCCAGTCGACTCGAGATTGCCGAGGCGATGGATATGCCGGTTGCAGAGCTCGATTCGCTGTTGAGGCAGTCGCTCACAACCAGCAGCCTGGATGCACCCGTGAATGGGGAGGAAGGTCGCAGCTTCCTGGGCGATCTCATTGCTGATGCTTCATTGGGAGAGCCGCTTGACAAGGTGGAGCAGCGGATTCATCACGAACAGCTCGGGCGCTGGATGAGTCATCTCAGTGATCAGGAGCAGCACGTTCTCACGCTGCGTTTCGGCTTGAACGGCCATGAGCGGCACACACTGGCCGAAATCGGTCGTCTGCTTGAGGTCTCGCGAGAGCGTGTTCGTCAGGTGGAGCTCAAGGCATTGCGCAAACTGCGTAACTTGACTCGCCGCGTTGCACCCAGCTTCTGATTGTTCAGAGGTGAGTAGCCCTTTGAATCGTTGAAACCACCACTCGTTTATCACGAGGTTTACAGCGCCCCGCTACCCAGTAGTCATCGGTTCCCGATGGCGAAGTTTCGCCAGCTCGACAGTTGTCTCAGGGAGACAGGGCTGGCCAGTGATGTTCAGATGCATCGACCACTTCCAGTTCCTCGTCGTTTGCTGGAACTGGTTCATGACCGTGACTATCACGAAGCGTTTGCCAGGGACCGGCTGGATCGTCAGGCTCAGCGGCGTATCGGACTCCCTGTCACCACGCCTTTAGTGCAGCGCACGTTTCTTGCCGTTGGCGGTTCGTTGCTGACTGCCCAACTGGCTTTGAAGCATGGTCTGGCCTGCCACCTCGCGGGTGGGACGCACCACGCCTTTCCTGCTTACGGCAGTGGGTTCTGCATCTTCAATGATCTGGCGATCTGTGCGCGCACGTTGCTGGAGCAGGAAGGCCTCACGCAGATCATGGTGGTGGATCTCGATGTGCACCAGGGCGATGCCACTGCGCTGATCTTTCAACACGAGCCACGGGTGTTCACCTTTTCAGCGCATGCTGCGTCTAATTTCCCTGCGCGTAAGCAGAGCAGCGATCTCGACCTGCCGATCAGCGATGGGGTGGAGGATCAGGAGTACCTCGCCTTGATTGGCGACCATCTGCCTGATCTGCTGGACCGGTTGAATCCGCAGATCGTGCTGTACAACGCCGGTGTTGATCCCCATCGCGATGATCGTCTGGGACGACTGGCCTTAACGGATGTCGGCCTGCTGCAAAGGGATCATCTGGTGTTGGATGCCTGTCTGCGCCGCAAGATTCCTGTGGCCACTGTGATTGGCGGTGGATACGACGCCATGACGCCCTTGGTGAAGCGGCACGCCCTGGTTTTCAGGGCGGCAGCTGATCAGGCCCGTTTGCATGGGCTCTGATCAGCTTGATGTCAGTCTTCAGCCCAGATGTACCGCGTCAGCTCAGATCCATCAGGTTCGGGTGCACTGAGGGCGAAGTCGACACAGTCCTGCACGATGCCATCGATTTCCTTCTCGATCGCCCGCAGGTCCTCGCTGCTGGTCAGGCCGGAGCCGACGAGGTCGCGTTCAAGCGCTTTGAGTGGATCGCGTTTGGCCCAGAACTGTTTTTCTTCTTCGGCACGCAGTTCATCAGGGTCAGCCAGTGAATGGCCTCGGAATCGGTAGGTCAGGCACTCCAAAACCGTTGGTCCTTCACCAGCCCGGGCCCGTTCAACGGCCCTCTGGGCGGCGGCCCGAACGGCCAGAACGTCCATGCCGTCGACCTCTTCTCCGGCCATGCCGAAAGCACCGGCCTTACGCCAGATCTCTGGATCGCTGGTGGCACGGTCGTGGGCCATGCCGATGGCCCATTTGTTGTTTTCGACCACAAAAATGATCGGCAGCTTCCAGAGCTGCGCCATGTTCAGGCACTCAAAGAACTGCCCGTTGTTGCAGGTGCCATCTCCGAAGAAGGCAGCTGTCACTGAATTGCTGCTGGGGTCACCAAGGGCATCCCGCTTGTAGCGGCTGGTGAATGCCGCGCCGAGGGCGACTGGAATGCCTTCGCCGATGAAGGCAAAACCGCCCAGCAGGTGGTGTTCTCTGGAGAACAGGTGCATCGAGCCACCGCGTCCTTTGCTGCAACCGGTTTCCTTGCCGAACAGTTCGCTCATCACCTCTCGGGCGGGAACGCCGGCACTCAGGGCATGAACGTGATCGCGATAGGTGCTGCAGAACCAGTCGTGTTGTCGCTTCATGGCACCGATCACACCAGTGCTCACAGCCTCCTGACCGTTGTAGAGGTGCACGAAGCCAAACATCTTGCCGCGGTAGTACATCTCCGCGCACTTGTCCTCGAAGCGACGGCCGAGGGTCATGTCGCGAAACAGAGCCAGGCCGGTTTCCTTGTCCACGGTGGCCCTTTGGGCTGTCACCAGGGTTGAGAGCCGCTCTGCATGGGCCCCAAGCAATGACTGTCCGTCGGCGGAGGAGGCGCTGCGTGACTCTGTGCCGATTGCGATGTCCTGACCCATGGCACCACCTGTTTGACCACAGACTTTAAGGGTCCATGGCGGATCGATGGGCAAAACCCCAGACACTGCCTACAGTCTGCAGCCAATAGCTGCAACGCTGGTGGACCTGCCCATCGACCATTTCCGTCTGCTGGGGGTTAGTCCGACGGCGGAACCTGAGGCCGTGTTACGCACACTTCAGTTGCGCCTGGATCGCTGTCCCGATCAGGGGTTCACCCATGAGTCGCTCAATCAAAGAGCTGAGCTGCTCCGCTTATCAGCAGACCTGCTCACGGACCCTGAACGCCGTGGCCAGTACGAAGCCACGCTGCTGGAACTCGGTCAGGACCATCCGGGCGACACGGCTGGTCTGGAACTGTCCTCCAACTTGGAGGTGGCCGGACTGATGCTCCTGTGGGAAGCGCATGCGCCCCATGAGGCTTTCCAGTTAGCCCGCCAGGCCTTGCAGCCGCCTCAAGCTCCTGCGCTGGGCAGTGGCAGGGAGTCGGATCTGGCCTTGCTGGCGGCTCTAGCAGTACGCGACGCTGCCGATCAGGACCAGGAGCAGCGCCGCTACGAGTCAGCGGCCAACCTTCTGCAAGAGGGGATGCAGCTGCTTCAGCGGATGGGCAAGCTTCCCGAGCAGAGGCAGGTGCTGGAAACCGATCTCTCCAGGCTTCGTCCATTCCGAATCCTGGATCTGCTCAGTCGTGATCTGGCTGAGCAATCGGCGCGTCATGAAGGATTGACGATGTTGGAGAGCTTCATCAGCGATCGTGGTGGACTCGAAGGTCGTGCTCTCGAGGGGCTGGAGACAGCTGATCTGCCCGCCGGCATGGATCAGGGAGCCTTTGAGTTGTTTTTTCAGCAGATTCGCCGCTTCCTGACTGTGCAGGAGCAGGTGGATCTGTACGGACGCCTGCAGGACGCCGGCTCCGCCGATGCGTCCTTCCTGGTGGTGATGGCTCTTGCTGCTGCAGGTTTTTCCCAGCGCAAGCCTGAACGGGTTCAGGACGCCCGCACCCGTTTGGAGGAACTGAGTCTTGATGGCCTCGACACCCAGCCGCTACTGGGATGTCTCGATCTGCTTCTTGGCGATGTGGATCGGGCCGAGCGTCATTTTGCAAGCAGTCCTGATCCTGCTCTCAAGACCTGGTTGACAGCGCATCCTGGCGATGCCTTGGCTGCGCTCTGTGACTACTGCCGCACTTGGCTCGGACGAGATGTGCTGCCCGGCTATCGGGATGTGGATGCCGAAGCCATTGATTTGGAGGCTTGGTTTGCTGATCGCGATGTGCAGGCTTACGTCGAGAGGTTGGAGCGTCAGGCGCAACCAAGGGACTGGTCTTTCGGCGACTTGTCTCCTCTGACGGTGGATCCCGATGGAACACTTCCGCTGCCTTTGCTGGATTCCGAGTCTCCAATCGATGCCCCAGAGGACAGCGACGATGCGCCTGGAGGAGGTTTCGTCTGGCCGTCATTGCCTCGCCCAACACTGCCGTCTATGCCGCAGTTGCAATTCCCGCAGTTGCAATGGCCGGAGTTGCCACAGCCCAGTCGTTCGACCTGGATCGGATCCGGGGTGTTCCTGGCTGTGGTGCTGGTGATCGGGGTTTTCAGCGTGGTTGGTCTTCGCCGCGATGCCGAGCAGCCCCAGCTGGCCGGTGAACCATCGATTGATGCACCCGTGGATCAGCTGCCTCCAGCTGGGCAACAGCCGGGCTCTGCTGACAACTCCACCGAAGCGTCCGAGCAGGAGCCTGCTTCAGCTGCTCAGTCTGACGCTGATCCCGTGCTGCGTTCCGAGCGTCCCTCCGAAGCCCAGCTGGAGGCCTTGCTGCAGGCCTGGCTGGATCGCAAAGCGATGGTTTTGCGCGGTGATGGCTCAGCGGACGAACGTCTCCAACCCATTGCCAGAACAAGGCTGATCAACCAGGTGCGCCAGCAGAGATCTGCTGATCAGTCAGAGGGTCTGACACAGAAGGTTGAGGCCACCATCGACTTTATGAGGGTCATCAGCCGAACTCCCCAGCGCATTGAGTTGCGTGCGGATGTCGACTACAGCGATCAAACGCTGAACGCAGCTGGAACGGTGGTGAACAGCACTGCGCCGAGATCGCTCAAAGTCACCTACATCCTGGGTCGAGATGAGGATGGCTGGCGGCTGCAGGCCTATGCACCGGTCTGATCGAGCGATCAGTGACGCGGACACGCAGATTGCACCGTCAGTCCCTGCCACTTTTACGATCAGAGAACTGAAACCGATGTCCGGCCGATGTTCGATGAGCTGTCAGCCCGCTTTGAAGACGCCGTCAAAGGGCTGAGAGGCCAGGATCAGATCAGCGAAACCAATGTGGAGGGCGCGCTCAAGGATGTGCGCCGCGCTCTGCTTGAGGCGGATGTGAGTCTGCCGGTTGTTAAAGATTTCGTCGCCGAGGTGCGGGAAAAGGCAGTGGGCGCCGAGGTGGTGCGCGGGGTCTCTCCAGACCAGAAGTTCATTCAGGTGGTGCACGACCAGCTGGTGGAGGTGATGGGCGGCGACAACGCCCCCCTGGCCAAGGCTGAGCAGGCTCCAACGGTGGTGCTGATGGCCGGTCTGCAGGGGGCTGGTAAGACCACGGCAACAGCGAAGCTCGGACTCCACCTCAAGGACCAGGGTCGACGGGCGCTGATGGTGGGTGCTGATGTGTATCGACCTGCCGCGATTGAGCAGCTGAAGACGCTCGGTGCGCAAATCGATGTCGAGGTGTTCAGTCTTGGTGCTGACGCCAAACCGGAAGACATTGCGGCGGCAGGTCTTGCCAAGGCCAGGGAAGAAGGTTTCGACACGCTTCTGGTCGACACCGCCGGTCGCCTCCAGATCGACACCGACATGATGGAGGAGATGGTCCGGATCCGAACGGCCGTGCAGCCGGATG
This genomic window from Synechococcus sp. MIT S9220 contains:
- a CDS encoding FKBP-type peptidyl-prolyl cis-trans isomerase yields the protein MRDILISSAVCVACLIVALVSQIVAPSTVIAAAPAAQAAIVQTAGLNSASSPMELDPDETNPTLFAMAPDSNQADASALGGPMSADKTQILASGLRITDIEVGSGPEAVAGQTVVVHYRGTLENGKQFDASYDRGKPFTFPLGRGQVIKGWDEGVQGMKVGGKRKLVIPPELGYGTRGAGGVIPPNATLIFDVELLDIKS
- a CDS encoding phasin family protein — protein: METANPLQQLLLRGLGTTTLVADRLRYVTQEWVSSGRLDATHASALVDDVLKALRGETPELEQQMGRNLERNRDNLLQDLGLASQKELDELRGRIDRLEQQLRQRDRQE
- a CDS encoding apolipoprotein N-acyltransferase is translated as MGNDRSLSLLRGLSGGALAGLGLCFSGPWWMVPALALLWSVVRSPLAAALWAAVAIAISHRWLIALHPLTWLGVPAPLSLPLALLVWLACVLSAALLVAGWSLLARWLPGRGGFLQALILSLVWGLSETLLARGPLFWIGVGGSVLPADRWLAGLAGWFGAGGLAVVQLLLGWWLWQLWCGVRVEAEQRWRLLRWGVLGLVVAHGLGAVAITGVAQGTKDDEVLPMALWQTAIPTREKFSVRRQTELPWRLREAMESADRDGAQLLLAPEGTLPVKFGLEHGGGIPLISGGFRFVAGQQRSSLLLMTSETTGPSSSIDKHRLVPLGEWAPSLPGLAGLSAVGGLQSGEPSRLWSWGGPPAAVAICYEISNGTALAEAVANGAQWILAAANLDPYPLLLQRQFLALAQLRSLETARPLVSVANTGPTALIADRGLVEAKLPAMLPGLLPVRVESVQGMTLYAVWREWPLWVMVLVAFGALLKTRSGSGPLPARTRLRRTPPPGQE
- the mnmA gene encoding tRNA 2-thiouridine(34) synthase MnmA gives rise to the protein MSATTPSIAATSAGAQALERLQTWPGEHRVAVGLSGGVDSSLTAALMVEAGWEVEGLTLWLMSGKGACCAEGLVDAAGICEQLGVPHHIVDSRDNFAREIVEGLIEGYQAGITPLPCSRCNRSVKFGPMLDWARQERGLERVATGHYARIRLDESTGRWKLLRGLDTRKDQSYFLYDLNQDVLSRVVFPLGELTKPDTRLEAGRHGLRTAEKPESQDLCLADHHGSMRAFLDAYLPPRQGEIVLQDGTIVGHHDGIEHFTIGQRKGLGVAWSEPLHVVRLDAAMNRVVVAPRAEAGRACCEVGAINWVSIAPPAAGFSRRVEVQVRYRSGPVMADLTCIEATDADIAGQRPHRCRLRFDEPQFSITPGQAAVFYEGESVLGGGLIQTSS
- a CDS encoding NAD(P)H-hydrate dehydratase, whose product is MLGVVADMDGRASTGFSFHSEVPWAPVVIWPPADADHLLVSADQMLTLERQWLASGLPVAALMETVGQRMADWFLARRPLLDSGVLVLVGPGHNGGDGLVVARKLLEANVDVRVWAPLPLRQPLTEEHWRHLLWLGAAPLQSSPDPAEQGLWIEALFGLGQKRPLPGDLADLLQRRQCEAPGRLVSLDLPAGLDSDSGCPMQGGAAIAAHTLCVGLIKRGLIQDAALEHVGHLHRIDLAVPVRLTESLSSPAELRLRADDLAGLPRPPELPAAMKYQRGRLLLIAGSERYRGAAHLALRGALASGAGSVEACVPESVAEHLWQQAPEVVLRAGLSSDHQGSLEWGEALAPCDLARLDAVLLGPGLGMVQGCWQRWAEPLLDFAGLLVIDADGLNQLAAAEGGWRWLLKRSGPTWITPHGSEFERLFPECLQDSPLQKAAAAADYSGAVVLLKGAHSVIASPGGDLRQLTDTDPQVARTGLGDLLAGHATGWGARCLAAKGNLSFEDLAASALMHAVAARRCDQSSGAMAISDQLASLTRFMLRS
- a CDS encoding RpoD/SigA family RNA polymerase sigma factor is translated as MVSAAAGVSETQKRRSSDPISWYLATIGRIPLLTPAEEIELGNQVQQLMQLTEDGTISSDSETFSNKQKRMIRVGLRAKQRMMKANLRLVVSVAKKYQGKGLELLDLIQEGSLGLERAVEKFDPTRGYKFSTYAFWWIRQSMTRAIACQSRTIRLPVHLSERLTTIRKVSLDLAHKLGAMPSRLEIAEAMDMPVAELDSLLRQSLTTSSLDAPVNGEEGRSFLGDLIADASLGEPLDKVEQRIHHEQLGRWMSHLSDQEQHVLTLRFGLNGHERHTLAEIGRLLEVSRERVRQVELKALRKLRNLTRRVAPSF
- a CDS encoding histone deacetylase, whose translation is MKPPLVYHEVYSAPLPSSHRFPMAKFRQLDSCLRETGLASDVQMHRPLPVPRRLLELVHDRDYHEAFARDRLDRQAQRRIGLPVTTPLVQRTFLAVGGSLLTAQLALKHGLACHLAGGTHHAFPAYGSGFCIFNDLAICARTLLEQEGLTQIMVVDLDVHQGDATALIFQHEPRVFTFSAHAASNFPARKQSSDLDLPISDGVEDQEYLALIGDHLPDLLDRLNPQIVLYNAGVDPHRDDRLGRLALTDVGLLQRDHLVLDACLRRKIPVATVIGGGYDAMTPLVKRHALVFRAAADQARLHGL
- the pdhA gene encoding pyruvate dehydrogenase (acetyl-transferring) E1 component subunit alpha encodes the protein MGQDIAIGTESRSASSADGQSLLGAHAERLSTLVTAQRATVDKETGLALFRDMTLGRRFEDKCAEMYYRGKMFGFVHLYNGQEAVSTGVIGAMKRQHDWFCSTYRDHVHALSAGVPAREVMSELFGKETGCSKGRGGSMHLFSREHHLLGGFAFIGEGIPVALGAAFTSRYKRDALGDPSSNSVTAAFFGDGTCNNGQFFECLNMAQLWKLPIIFVVENNKWAIGMAHDRATSDPEIWRKAGAFGMAGEEVDGMDVLAVRAAAQRAVERARAGEGPTVLECLTYRFRGHSLADPDELRAEEEKQFWAKRDPLKALERDLVGSGLTSSEDLRAIEKEIDGIVQDCVDFALSAPEPDGSELTRYIWAED
- a CDS encoding ARC6/PARC6 family protein, producing MGKTPDTAYSLQPIAATLVDLPIDHFRLLGVSPTAEPEAVLRTLQLRLDRCPDQGFTHESLNQRAELLRLSADLLTDPERRGQYEATLLELGQDHPGDTAGLELSSNLEVAGLMLLWEAHAPHEAFQLARQALQPPQAPALGSGRESDLALLAALAVRDAADQDQEQRRYESAANLLQEGMQLLQRMGKLPEQRQVLETDLSRLRPFRILDLLSRDLAEQSARHEGLTMLESFISDRGGLEGRALEGLETADLPAGMDQGAFELFFQQIRRFLTVQEQVDLYGRLQDAGSADASFLVVMALAAAGFSQRKPERVQDARTRLEELSLDGLDTQPLLGCLDLLLGDVDRAERHFASSPDPALKTWLTAHPGDALAALCDYCRTWLGRDVLPGYRDVDAEAIDLEAWFADRDVQAYVERLERQAQPRDWSFGDLSPLTVDPDGTLPLPLLDSESPIDAPEDSDDAPGGGFVWPSLPRPTLPSMPQLQFPQLQWPELPQPSRSTWIGSGVFLAVVLVIGVFSVVGLRRDAEQPQLAGEPSIDAPVDQLPPAGQQPGSADNSTEASEQEPASAAQSDADPVLRSERPSEAQLEALLQAWLDRKAMVLRGDGSADERLQPIARTRLINQVRQQRSADQSEGLTQKVEATIDFMRVISRTPQRIELRADVDYSDQTLNAAGTVVNSTAPRSLKVTYILGRDEDGWRLQAYAPV